The DNA window CGAACGATCCGCCCTCCAGAACGCCGCCAGCATCAGCGGCCTGCTCCTGACGACCGACGCGATCGTCAGCGAGATCAAGGAAGAGAAGGAACCCGCCGGCGGCGGTGGTGGGCATCACCACTGATCGGCAGTGAAATCAAGGTAAGCAACCGGGCCTCTTGCGGCATTCGCAAGAGGCCCTCTTTGTTTTGGCGAGATGAATTGTCCAGCGTTGGCGGCCGGCGCAAGATGGCCGCACCGCCCACACCGCAGGCCCCAGGGCCATTCAAGCGGCTCTTGCCGCGGCCGGTGCAAGGCCGATGTGTCGGTCCAGCAAATCCAGGATCTGCCCGTCGCTTCGTGCATCGATCTTACGGGCGAAGAACGCATCGGATGCGACCATCTTTTCGAAGTGTTCTACGCCCAATATGTCCGGATGGCCGGTCTCGGCGTGGCTCCAGCGGATGAATCGCTTTTCGTTGTCACGCACGAAGTTCAGGTGCGGGACGTTGCAGAGCAATGTTTGAAACATCGACTCGTTCGATGCGAACTGTGTACGCCTGTAATAGCGTGCCACGTCAGGGCGGGCTTCGAGTGTCGAAAGCAGGTATTCGACCGATCGGCGGTTGATCGTCCACCAGGTCGATCCTTTGTACACACCAAGCCCTTTACCAAGTGGCCCGCGATGCGATCGTATCCCCACTCGAAACGCCTTCTCGCGCGACACCCACGCCCACGGCATCTTTCCGGCGTCGAGCCGTCGCCGGGCATGCGCGTCGATCAGTGATCGCAACCGGGACCACCCCGTGAACTTCGGAAGCTCGTAGTACTGATAGAGGTACCGCATCGGGCCGACCTCCCACGGCAGGTCCTCCACCCGGTCGCAGCGCACCCAGCCGTCATGCCCGCAGGTGGCCAGCTCGCGTTCGATCTCACCGAGCGGGCGAACGGGGTAGCACTGGCCGCTCAGGTGCACGACCCAGTCAAAGTCGCGATTCTCCACGAGCCATTTGAGACATCGGATCGCCAGGGCACAGTTGGCGAAACCGCCCCACCCCACGGCCGACTCTGCCGGAAGCAGGTCCACATTGCCGATGTCCTTCAGCAGGGCCGGGTCCAGATTCGAAACCGCATAGTCGTGGTGCAGCAGCACCCGCGACTCGGGTGATCCGCTGCGGCAGGCGCGCACGAGCCGCACGATCTGTTCGGGGTTCACGTGGGAAGCAACGAAATACACCACCCGCGGCCGAGCGATCCTTCGTTGCGACATCCTGGAGTTCGGCAATTGCATCAACTGAACTCCGCGTCTCCGGTCACTCGGCTGAAACCTGTAGGCATGACAGCACCGTAGGCCCTGTGACCTCCTTCATCGGCCGCAATTTCACCCTGTTTCATCCCCGTTCCCGGCCAATTAGGCGGCCCCCGGTGCCCGCCGCCGCACGACCGATATTCCGTGTGCCGGAATGCCAGCTCACGCGGAATTGCGGGCAATCGATTCACCTCATCGGGTGCCGCTGGAAGAACTCCCACATGAGATCGTTCGCGATCACGTTCTTCCCTGACTTGCCGATGAAGCCCACGATCGGCTCGCGACCGGGCCAGGTATGACCGGCGTTATCCACCACCACCAGGACGACTTCGGAGCCAGCCTTTCCCGGGCCGAAGGTCTTGATGGTTCCCGGCATGCCGTCGCCGGCGTTGTCGGCGACCTGTGTTACCTTCGGCTCCGCTGGACACCCGTTAACCCTAATCCAGGTCGCAATCGTCTCGTCGACACCTTTGAACTGCATCGTCGGCGGCACGCGACCCCTCGGGCCGCCGTACGGCACGATCGCATCAGCCTTGCCGTGAAAGTGCATCACCGGCACCGGGCGACCCGGTTTGACCTCGCTGACCGCCAACGTGCCCGCGACCGGCGCGATGGCCGCGATTCGGTCCGACAGCTCTGCCGCGAGGCGGTGCGACATCATCCCGCCATTGGACATGCCCGTCGCGAAGACGCGCTTCTCGTCGACCCGGACCACCGTGGCAAGGTCGTCCAGAATGGCCGCGGTAAACCCGACATCATCAGGCGGCCCCTTGCCGGGGATTCCTGACGGTTTGGCACTAGCGTTGAAAAAAAGAATGGCCTCGCCGATTCCGGTGCCATTGGGATACACGACTACAAACTTGGCTTCATCAGACTTCTTGTTGAGGCCCGAGAAGAGGTTCATCCCGGCCGCGTTCATCATCGCCCCGTGAAACGCCAGCACTACAGGCGTGGGGCGTGCCGGATCGTGGCCCGGGGGAACATGAACCAGGTACGAACGATCCCAACCGTCGTGTTTCAACAATCGCTTATGGTCGCCGGGCTTGAGAGCAACGGCCCGGGATGCCGGCGTCGTCGCCGGGACGTCGGCCGCCCGAACGCCTGAGGATAGAATGAGGCTCGCCGAGACAGTGAGAACCAAGCGATACCAGGAGAGTCGCATGGGGCGACATGATACCGAGCGGGCCGCCAAAACCCGCTGCGTTTTGGCCTTGCGAATCATTCTCAGCAAAGCCGATATGAGCAAGACATCGCGTACAACGGATTGGTGACGTCGCGCGGCAACCGCGATCGACGGTTAGGGTAGATCAATCGGTCGCTGACAACATGGCTCGTGGAGGACTCTGCATGTCGCTGCTATCACGTAGAACCCTTCTGACGACCGCCATCGGCGGGTTTGCAGGCGTCGGCCTATGGCACGCCCGGTCCCGGTTCCTGCCGACGGGCGGTCTGGAGCCTGCAGCACAGGCAAACCCTTCGCCGAACGGGGAACTGGCTGCATTCCACCGAACCTCCAGAGCCCTGGGCACCAATGTTTCGATCACCATCGCCCACACCGACGAATCCGTCGCCAATCGCGCGGCGGCAGCAGCATTCGACGAGCTCGAACGCGTCGAGCAATCCCTGAGTGTCTACCGCAACGACAGCCAGCTCGGCATGCTGAACTCGGCTCAGTCGTTGGCGTCGGCCGACGAACGGATGAGAGCGGTGTTGGCGGCTTCACTGGAGATGTCGCGGCGGACTGCCGGCGCATTCGATGTCACCGTACAACCGCTCTGGGAAGTTCATTCCCGTGCCGCCAGGGAGCTTCGATCGCCTACAGAAGCCGAGCTCGCGGCTGTCCGAGAGCGGATCGGCTGGCAGCACGTTCTGGTCGCCGGCACCGAGGTCCGGTTCGCCAGGCCGGACATGTCCATCACCTTCAACGGCATCGCACAGGGTTACGCCACCGACCGGGTGAAGCTGGTGCTTCAGAGTGTCGGCGTGCAGCATGCACTGATCGACATCGGCGAACTGGCCCCGCTTGGGCATAAAGCTCTGGGAACACCGTGGCAGGCAGGCATCCAGCACCCTCGCCAGGCCGACGCTTATGTCGCCGTCGCGAAGCTGGACGGTCGATCGCTCGCCACCAGTGGCGATTACGCCACCACGTTTACCGACACGGCCAAAGCAGGTCGAGGCGACAACCATATCTTCGACCCGGCGACGGGGCATTCCCCCACCGCGTTCTCCAGTGTTTCGGTCGTGGCCCCGACAGCCATGGAAGCCGATGCCCTTTCAACAGCGCTCTTCGTCCTCGGACCCAAACGAGGGCTGAAACTGATCGAATCGTCGGAAGGGGTGGATGCATTGTTTGTCACGCGAGAAGGCAGGGTCTCTCAGACGGCCGGCTTCCCGACAGTGCGCGATGCCGGATAAGACGCCCCTTTCTGTGCCCTCGTCAACGCCACCGGTAGTTCACCATTCTCCAGCCGCCCGGGTGCGAAACATGAACCAATACCGACGTATACGGCCCCTCTACGTTTGCCTGTTAATGGCTGCCCTGCTGTCGTTCGACGTTCGTGCCGATTCCCTCGAAGGCACCAACGGCACCACCATGACCGGCAAGATCGTCGCGCGCGACGATAAGTTTGTGACCATCGAGATTCTGGTAAGTGGTAAGCCGACACAGCGCAAGATCCCGGTCAATCTCGTCAAGGCGATCACCGTTGACGGCAAGCGCGAAGTTCTCGGCCCCGGGGGCGTCGCCAAGCCTGGTGCGCCAGCGGGCAACACCGGCGTTCAGCGATCGCGTCCGGAGATTGAAGCCCTCATCGCTTCGGCGGCGACGCCTCCCGACTGGCTCGATGCCGTCCAGCTCAACCTGCCCAAGTCGCTCGACCTCTCCTGGCCGGAGAAAGCGGAAGGCCCCTGGAACAACCAGAAGAACATGGGGCAATACATCTGGGACGTGATCAACACCAACCCGAGTAAATGGCGGGAGGGTGTAAGGCTGATGCATCACGTCATGGATCAAAACAAGGCCGACCGCGAGATGCAGATGCGGGCATCGGCCGCGCTCGCGGGGATGTACCACCACCTCTTCCAAGACTACCCGCACGCCGCCTACTGGTTCCGAAAAGCCGGCACACGGCAGGATCCCGTCGGCCTGGCCGAGTGCTATTGGAAGCTGGGAAACAAAGCCATGGCGGTCGAGTTGCTGACCGGCCTGCGATCCATTCCGCCGACGGCGATCAAGCTCTGGGCCGACATGGGCGAAACCGCCAAGGCGATCCAAACGGGTGAACTCTTTGCCAAGAGCGGCTCAGCCGACCTGGGCTACCTCTACTCCGCCGACGCCCTGCGTCTGGCTGGCCGCTACAAAGAAGCGCTGGCGTACTACAACAAAGTGCTCGCGGTACCGGACGACAAGCGCAACAAGCGGAGCAAGGACCGCGCCAAGGGCGCCATCGAGGCGATCCAGCTCTTCGATACCCTCGACATTGCCAAGGTCGCCGACGGGACGTACACATCAAGCAGCCTTGGCTACGAGGCGCCGGTCGAGATCGAAGTGAAAGTAGCCGGCGGAAAGATCGAAGCCCTGAAGGTGACCAAGCACCGGGAGAAACAGTACTACGCCTCGATCACCGATACGCCGGCTCGGATCATCGCCAAGCAGTCGGTGAAAGGAATCGATGCCACGAGCCGGGCGACGATTACGTCCGAAGCGATCATCACCGCAACGGCCAAGGCGCTGCAATCGGGGCAGAAGTGACTGAGAGAGCTTTGCCACAAATCCCACAAATGAGGACACGAATGAAGAGCTTCATTTGGCGCATGACTCGGTCGATCTGATCCCCATTTGTGTTTTCATTCGTGAGATTCGTGGCTAAGCCCTCGCCTGCTCCGCCAAAAGGGATCCAATTTGCGACTCGACTGGTTCCTACCCTTCCACCGGCGCACGACGGCGACCTATTCGCCGCCGGTTTACAACCTGCCGATGCGGCTGCTGCGCGGCATCCTGCCTGCGTCGCTGCGATCGCAGGAGAACACCGTGAAACCCGGGCCGGTTCGAAGGCTGCTCAGGCGCATCGGGCCGAGCCTCGCCGCCTCCCCCTTTCGGCGGCTCTCTCAGACGCTCTGCTTCGTCCTGTTTGCCATACTTTTCTTCTACGTCGCGTTTCCGTACACCGCCAAGCCCGCGAAAGTCTGGCCGGGCTGGGTGGCGGCGAACGTAAACGCCGAGACCGGCGTGGTCGAAGTTGAAGCTCCCGCCGGCGCGACCGACCGCCCACCGGCTGGGGCAACGGTCTACGCCGCCGAGCCTCCCCCCGCCGACGCCGCGGCGTCGTCCACCGGTCCACAGCATTTCGGCCAATTCACCGTCGCGGCTGCGGCGACGCCAAATCTGCTCACCCTGACGCCGACCTCAAAGCCGACCGAAGACGCGCTCGGTCGGATGTCGTTCAGCACCGCCAAGTGGACGCTTTCCGAAAAAGCCCCCGGCGACTGGCCCAGCCATTACGCCGACGACCTGGCGAAGAAGGAAAAGATCGCCGCCGAGGGCATTCTGATCATCGATCCCCTGGTCAGCCTCTCGACAGCCGTCGCGGCAAAATCTTGGGTTTGGTCGCTCACCTTTGCCGGCATCATCCTGGCGATCAGTGTTTTCATCCCGCGCGGGTTCTGTGGCTACATCTGCCCGTTGGGGACGCTCATCGATCTCTTCGACTGGCTGATCGGCAAACGCGTCACCCGCTTCCGCGTCGCCGACGACGGGTGGTGGGTGCACATCAAGTATTACACGCTGCTGACCGTGATGATCGCGGCGATGTTCGGCGTGCTGCTGAGCGGGTTCGTCGCCGCGATTCCGGTCATCACGCGCGGATTCCTGTTCATCTTTAAACCGTTCCACGACGCCTCGGCCCGCGGCTGGCACAATGTGCCGCCGATGAACGGCGGGCAGATCCTGTCGATCGTGCTCTTCTTCGGCGTTTTGGCGATGGGGTTCTGGAAGCCGCGGTTCTGGTGCAAGTACGTCTGCCCGAGCGGCGCGGTCTTCTCCGTCGGCAACTTGCTGCGTGCGACCGAACGTAAGGTGGAGAGTAGTTGCATCAAGTGCAACAAGTGTGTCGAGATCTGCCCGTTCGACGCGATCAAGCCCGACTTCACCACCCGCGGCACCGATTGCACGCTCTGCCAAAGCTGCGGCGGCGTTTGCCCGACGCACGCGATCAAATTCGTATCGCGCTGGAACCGGATCGAGTTGAAAGTCATCAACGACCCGCCGACACACGAGACACCGATTGGCCGGCGCGGCTTTCTGTCGGCAGGGGTCGGTGTCGCGGCGGCGGCGGCGGTGGGTATTGGCTCGGCCGTCGGCATTCGCAAGACCGGCGCAAAGCTCGCCGACGGCACCGTGCCGCTGCCCGTCCGCCCGCCCGGAAGCGTTCCGGAAGAGGACTTTCTGCAACTGTGCATCCGTTGTGGCGAGTGCTTCCGCGCCTGCCCGAACGACGTCCTGCAACCGCTTGGCTTTCAACAGGGCCTCGAAGGTTTATGGACTCCCGCTGTCAAAGCCGATTGGGCCGGCTGCGAACCCAGTTGCAACGGCTGCGGCCAGGTCTGCCCGACCGGTGCCATCCGCGCCCTGTCGCTCGCAGAGAAGAAGTCCGCCCGCATGGGCCTGGCGATCGTCAACGAAAAGACGTGTCTTCCCTTCGCCGGCAAGGAAGAGTGCCAGCTCTGCGTTGATGAATGCAACTCGGCCGGCTATCACGCGATCGAGTTCATCCGCCACGGCACCAAGGCCGACGAGGAAGGCAACCCCGTCGACGGCACCGGCATGCTCGCCCCGGTCGTGCGGGCCGATCTGTGTGTCGGCTGCGGCCTGTGTCAGACACGGTGCTATGCGATCAACGTGGCGGAAAAGAAGCTGCTCACCAAGTCGGCGATCATCATCGAAGCCGGAGAGGGGAAAGAAGACCGGTTGATGTCGGGGTCGTATGTGGAGCTGCGGATCAAGGGGAAGAAGGTGGAGAACGCGACCTGATTAGAGGTCGCACCGCAGGTGCACTCTTACTTTTGATTGGGATGCGAAGACAAGAGTGCACCTACGGTGCAACCGCTAAGCGGGCTTACAGTCCTGTTGTCACCGTTTCTTCTTCTTATTCCGATCCTTCTTCTCCATGAACCCCGACTTCTTCGCCTTGAGCTGCGCTCCGCCGGGCATGCCGAGCGTATTGAGCTTCCCGCTCATCAGCCCCTTCATCAGGTTCATCTTGCCGGCCATTCCCATTCCGCCGACGGCTTTCATCATGTCGCGGGTCTGCTCGAACTGCTTCATGAACTGGCCGACTTCGTTCAGCTCCACGCCGGCGCCGCGGGCAATTCGGCGGCGGCGGGTGCCGTCGAGAAGGTCGGGGTTCTTTCGCTCCCTTTTGTTCATCGAATTGTAGATCGCCTTCATGCGGCCCATCTGCCGCTCGACATCCCCGTCGCCCATGTTCATCTGCTTGGTCAACTGGCTCATGCCGGGAATCATCTTCATGATCCGGTCCATGCTGCCGAGCTTCTGAACCTGCCCCATCTGCGCCATGAAATCGTCGAGGGTGAAGTTCCCCTGCTCCATCTTCTCCTGGAGCTTCTGCGCCTCTTCCTGGCTGAACTTCTGCTGCGCCTCGGTAACGAGCTGCAGAATGTCGCCCATGCCCAGAATGCGCTGGGCCATGCCCTCCGGTCGGAACTCTTCCAGCGCGTCCAGCTTTTCGCCGGTACCGATGAACTTCACCGGCTTGCCGGTAATCATCTTGGCGCTCAGCAGCGCGCCGCCGCGGGTATCGGAATCGAACTTCGTCAGGATCAGCCCGTCGACTTCGAGCTGCTCGTTGAACGCCTTGGCGGAGTTGACTGCGTCCTGACCGCTCATCGCATCCAGCACCAGGAACACCTGGTGCGGCTTGAGCTGGGTATTCACCTCGCGCAGCTCGCCCATCAGGGCATCGTCGATGTGCAAGCGGCCGGCGGTGTCGAGGATGACCACGTCGCGGCCGGTCTGCTTCGCCTGGGCGATCGCCGCCCGGCAGACCGATACCGCCGCGCCCTTGGCGACTTCGCCGTGGGGGGCAACCTTGCTGTCGTCGGTGTAGACCGGGATGCCGAGCTGCGCGCCCAGTGTCCGCAACTGCTCGACGGCGGCCGGTCGCTGCAAGTCGGCGGCGCACAGCAGCGGGTGATGCCCCTTGGCGACCAAGTACTTCGCGAGCTTGCCGCAGGTCGTCGTCTTACCGGCACCCTGCAGGCCGGCCATCATGATGACCGTCGGCGGCGGCTGGACGTAGTAGATCCGCGTGTCCACCGGGCCCATCAGGTTGACGAGCTCTTCGTAGACAATCTGCACCATCAGCTCGCCGGGCCGCAGCAACTTGATGACTTCCCGCCCGATCGCCTTCTGCACCACCGCTTCGGTGAAGTCCTTGACGATTTTGAAGCTGACGTCGGCTTCCAGCAGCGCGGTGCGAACCTCGCGCATCGCCTCGCGGATGTTCTCCTCGCTGATCCGGCCCCGGCCGGACAGGGTGCGGAAAACGTTATTAAACTTGTCTGTCAGGGCATCAAGCATCGGGAGATCCGTGGAATCCTGGAATCAGTCGTCGACCGAGGCGGGCCGCGAAAGCCGCCGCCCGGGTCGGCTATTGTAGATGACTTGGGACCTCCGGCGAAGGGGCAGATGCCCTTGATTCTGAGGTTTGGCCGGCCGTCGTCGGGCGCTGCGTCCCAGAATGCCCGCCGTATTCGCGCTGCAACCCCTCACGGCGGCCCTTTGCCTAAGTGCGGCGCCGGCCGGTCCGATGTTGAGGTCAGGATCGGCGTTCAACCCATGCCGCGAGTCAACTCGGACCCGTACTCACGCCGACCCGCCGCGCCATGCCACTGATCGTACCCTGCCTTGACGTCGCCGCCGGCATGCGCCTTGCCGAGGCGTTCATGCTGCGCGGGCGCGTCATGTTGCCCGGCGGCAAAGTCCTGGTCGACGAGGACGTCGACATCCTCCGCCGCAAGTACCCTGATGCCATTCTCAAGATCGGCGACCCGATCCTCGACAGCCTTGTCGAGTTCGAAGACGACTCCAGGGATCGGGAAGTCGCCACCACCGCCCGGTCGCGTATCACGACGGCGGTTGCCGATGTTCATCAGCGGCTGGCGACGCAAAGCTCACACGGGGGCATCGACTACAACAAGGCACGCTCGGTCGTCTCCGACGTGATGGAGTTCCTTGCGCAAAACCCGGTCTCGTCGGCGCTGCTCGACCGGAACATGGATTCCGGCAGCCCGCTCGCCGAGCACGCCGGGACAACCTTCTACCTCGCGATGGTCCTCGGGTCGGCGGTCCGCGACTACGTGGCCCGCGAGCGACAGCGACAGACATCCGCCAGCCGCCTTTCGGGAAGTATCGCGATGGACCTGCTGCCGCTGGGCCTGGGTGCGATGTTCCTGGACATTGGCATGATGCCATTGAGCCACATCTTCGCCGACGGGTACAAGCTGACGGAGGAAGACCGCAAGCTCATCCGCAATCACCCACTGGTCGGTGCCGATCTCCTTCCGGAGTATCTGCCGACCGGCGTGAAGATGATCGTTCGCACGCATCACGAGAACTACGACGGCAGCGGCTACCCCAACGCGATGGCCGGGCCGACGCTGCACGTCTTCACGCGGATCGCGCGCATCTGCGACGCATTCGCCGCAGCCACGGCCACTAGGGCGTACAGGGGGCGCAAAAGCCCGGCGCGGGCGATCTGGGAGATGTCAGTCGGGCCGTTCCAGAAGTTTTACGACCCGGTGCTGATGAAGGTGTTCTCGAGCCTGATCCAACCCTTCCCAATCGGCGCCAAGATCAAGCTTGCCGACGACAGCGCGGCGGTGGTCGTCCGCTACAACCGCAAGGACCCTTTCAAGCCGATGATGGTGCTGGCGTTCGCCGAGGACGGCACGCGCCTGCCCAAAGAGGCGCTACGGCCGATGCAGCCGGAGGAACTGACGCCCGATGCACCCACCCGCATCGCGATGTACGCGGGGGAGGACCTGGAGTACCTGCACGAACAGCCAATGCCGCTGCCGATTGCCCCGGAAGAACCCAAGGGCAAATCGCCCCCGCTGACGATCGACTCGGTGCTGGAAGCGGCATATCCCTGACGGAAGGTGCCGGGGGACTACTCGGAGGGGCGCCGTGTTCAGGGCGCTTTGCTCCAAGCACGTACAGCGGCACCTGAACACAGCTTTCATTCACTTGGCGACCCCTCGACAGCTCGCTTCAATGGCGCTATCACAATCGCGCCGCTTCGGCCGCCGCACCCCGTAAGGCGCAATGCTCGTCAAGAATCACCGTCACCGGAACGGTGTTCAACAGTCGATGCCGCATCGGCCCCTTGTCCAGGAACGCATTGAGAAACGCAGGCCCCTGCAGGCGGCTGAGGATCTTGGGCGCGATGCCTCCGCCGATGTACAGACCGTTGATCGCCGTGTACTGGATCGCGACGTTTCCCGCGGCCGCTCCGTAGAGCGAGACGAACAGGTCCAGCGCCATCGAAGACCGCTCGCACTGTCCTGTCATCGCGGCCTTGGAGACCAGTGTCGCGGCGTCGCCGGCGGGCAGGCTGTCGGGAATCCGGATCGACTGAGTTCCCAGGTTCCGCGCGACGTGAAACAGGAACAGGTTGTACAACCCGGGACCCGACAGCACGCGCTCCCAACTGACGTAACCGGCGAAGGTCTGCGTTTCTCTTTCGGCCAGGAACGCCAATAGGTCGCATTCCTGCGGGTTGCGCGGCCCGAAAGAGTAGTGGCCACCTTCGGACGGGCAGGGGATGTGCCGCTTGCCGTCCCAAACCGCCCCGCCGACACCCAGGCCGGTCCCGGCCGAGATGATTCCACGCCCGCCGGGCTGCGCCTTGCCGGCCTGCAGCGTCAGCAGTTTGTCGGGCGCCAGGACGTCAATGCCGGCGGCGTTGGCGGCCAGGTCGTTGATGACCTCCACGCGCTGGGCCGGAACGTTCAGCACACCGGCGAGGGTCGCCTGTTCGACCGTCCATTTCAGATTGGTGATCGGCGAGTATCGATTGCCCATTTCGCCGTGCACCGGACCGGCAACGCCGAAACAGGCGCGATCGATGGGGCTTGTCGGCCGGGCCTCCTGAAGGTACTTGCGAACGATGGATCCCAGGTCGGGGTATTCGGCGCTGCGGAATTCGCGAAGCTCGAACAGTTGCCGGGGAGAATCACACCACGCCAGCCGGGTGTTCGTTCCGCCGATGTCGCCTGCAAGAATCATGTTGCCGGTTCCGAAAAGTAGTGGCCTGGTGTTATGTCGACCGAACGTCGCCGGTCGTCCAAGGCGTCTGGAGTGTAGCAAATATGAAAGGGACCGACCGTCGGGCTCCAGTGCCTGTCGTGGCGAACAAAATCGGTTCGCCCGGATCGCACTATTCCGTTACGCTATCGGCAAAGAAGGAGGACGCGATGATTTACTACAAGATTCAGCGTGGCTACGTGATGCAGCACTTCGACAGCGAGACGGGGGACTGCACCCAACAGGAATTCTTCCCCGACGAATCGCTCCCGCCCGAACGCCAGGACGAACAGGGCAATATCATTTCCGAGGGCGACCAGGTGGAACTGGCGAACGTCGAGAAGGAGTGCCCGATGGACATGGTGCAGCCATAGGGGAGGTGGTGGGGTAGCGGTGTTGCTGGGTGATGAGGTCGTCGATTGGGATCCGATGCTGGTCACCGGTTGGCGACCACGACACCCCTCCACTCAACCACCCTGATACTTCTTTACAGCCGGTATCCGGCCGCCTTGGCGTCGTTGTAGAACATCGACACCGTCTCCAGCGAGTACTGGCCGAGATCCTTGCCGACCAGTTCCAGCTTTTTGAGCACATCGTTGGTCACGGTGATGATGTGGCAGCCGATCTGGTCGGCCTGAAAAATGTTGAGCAACTCCCGTGGGCTGGCCCAGATGAGTTCCTGGTTGGGTGTCGGCTTCATGAGGCGGACGGCTTCGGTCATCATGGGCAGCGGGTCGCGGCCGGTGTCGGCGATGCGGCCGGCGAAGACCGAGATGTACGATGCCGGGCCGTTGCCCAGCGCCTCATGCACCGCCTGGACCTGCTCCAGGGTCATCAACGCGGTGACATTCTGCTTCACACCCGCCTTGGCGAGCCGACGGATCAACGCGTAGGCCGGCTCGGCGGCAGTGTTGGTGACGGGAATCTTCACATGTACATTCGCGCCCCACGACGCGATTTCGTTCGCCTGCCGCTCCATC is part of the Humisphaera borealis genome and encodes:
- the glk gene encoding glucokinase; translated protein: MILAGDIGGTNTRLAWCDSPRQLFELREFRSAEYPDLGSIVRKYLQEARPTSPIDRACFGVAGPVHGEMGNRYSPITNLKWTVEQATLAGVLNVPAQRVEVINDLAANAAGIDVLAPDKLLTLQAGKAQPGGRGIISAGTGLGVGGAVWDGKRHIPCPSEGGHYSFGPRNPQECDLLAFLAERETQTFAGYVSWERVLSGPGLYNLFLFHVARNLGTQSIRIPDSLPAGDAATLVSKAAMTGQCERSSMALDLFVSLYGAAAGNVAIQYTAINGLYIGGGIAPKILSRLQGPAFLNAFLDKGPMRHRLLNTVPVTVILDEHCALRGAAAEAARL
- a CDS encoding transaldolase — encoded protein: MDGVRMTADATYIPTISALKVKIFADGADKAGMLEMASKRHIAGLTTNPTLMRKAGISDYRAFAKDILSAIKDKPLSFEVFCDDFVEMERQANEIASWGANVHVKIPVTNTAAEPAYALIRRLAKAGVKQNVTALMTLEQVQAVHEALGNGPASYISVFAGRIADTGRDPLPMMTEAVRLMKPTPNQELIWASPRELLNIFQADQIGCHIITVTNDVLKKLELVGKDLGQYSLETVSMFYNDAKAAGYRL